A portion of the Nitrospira sp. genome contains these proteins:
- a CDS encoding glycosyltransferase family 9 protein: protein MKQVLIINITRMGDLVQMGALLDRLQEEWPGVAVDLIVDRRFAPVVSLLSGLREVITVDFHELIDDSRAAVKDVITLFRDAVSWVKPLAERGYDRVINLTFNKPSALLAGLIGAPDIRGAQSAWDGGTVVENPWMAYFCDFHQFRRLNRFNLVDIYALGGSRPGTFAPLRLSCSPEDYAWARETLTGAAEWIAVQAGASDGMKAWRPHLFGLALANLSRRWPGGIVFIGGREEEATIAEVIQVYREAGGKNPVKNMAGRTTLNQLAGLLAECRLLLTNDTGPMHIGVAVGTSVVDLSVGHVDFQETGPYGPGHWVIQPELDCAPCGFEQVCAHHACKDRISPDFVADLMCHVLGAGPCPTRVAGGRLYESGVDEDGLGTFRLKGGIESPVTEWYAAFWRRYWYETHTGLRSHLSPPEGLPPDASEVKGQLRTLMPLLEAACRRAEKIVQLAGGASVDISELKRLQREQKADQERLLRIGMATEVLAPLAAAFGRQVQSDNVLGLDRLAKHQSGAYQTWLRRVREIDRCLTPDHARNLIMVGPERQAA, encoded by the coding sequence GTGAAACAAGTCCTTATCATTAACATCACGCGAATGGGCGATCTCGTCCAAATGGGCGCATTGTTGGATCGACTTCAGGAAGAATGGCCGGGAGTGGCGGTTGATCTGATCGTGGATCGACGATTTGCCCCGGTTGTATCGTTGCTGAGTGGGTTGCGCGAGGTGATCACCGTTGATTTCCACGAACTGATCGATGACAGCCGGGCGGCTGTGAAGGATGTCATCACGCTCTTTCGGGATGCAGTCTCATGGGTTAAGCCGCTAGCAGAACGAGGATATGATCGTGTGATCAATCTGACCTTCAACAAGCCAAGCGCGCTCCTGGCGGGACTCATCGGAGCACCAGACATCCGAGGGGCACAAAGCGCGTGGGACGGTGGCACGGTCGTCGAGAATCCCTGGATGGCGTATTTCTGTGACTTTCACCAGTTTCGGCGATTGAATCGCTTCAATCTCGTCGACATCTATGCACTTGGTGGAAGTCGCCCAGGGACATTTGCACCGCTTCGGCTGTCGTGCTCTCCTGAGGATTACGCGTGGGCGAGAGAAACCCTCACGGGAGCAGCAGAGTGGATTGCCGTACAGGCAGGAGCAAGCGACGGCATGAAGGCCTGGCGGCCACATCTCTTTGGTTTAGCCCTGGCGAACCTCAGCAGACGATGGCCAGGAGGGATTGTGTTTATCGGCGGTCGCGAAGAGGAAGCGACCATCGCAGAAGTCATACAGGTTTATCGAGAAGCCGGAGGGAAGAACCCGGTCAAGAATATGGCTGGCCGCACGACGTTGAACCAACTCGCCGGTTTACTGGCGGAGTGCCGATTGCTGCTGACCAACGATACGGGGCCTATGCATATCGGCGTGGCGGTCGGCACATCGGTCGTTGATCTTTCTGTGGGACATGTTGATTTTCAGGAAACCGGCCCCTATGGGCCTGGTCATTGGGTGATTCAACCGGAGCTGGATTGTGCCCCCTGTGGGTTTGAGCAAGTCTGTGCCCACCATGCGTGCAAGGACCGTATCTCGCCGGACTTTGTGGCTGATCTCATGTGTCATGTACTGGGGGCAGGGCCGTGCCCCACGAGGGTAGCTGGGGGACGCCTCTATGAGTCCGGAGTGGATGAGGATGGGCTGGGCACATTTCGTTTGAAAGGGGGAATAGAGTCTCCTGTTACGGAATGGTATGCGGCGTTTTGGCGTCGCTATTGGTATGAAACACATACGGGATTGCGGAGCCACCTGTCGCCCCCTGAAGGGTTGCCTCCTGATGCATCGGAGGTGAAAGGACAATTGCGGACTCTCATGCCTCTTCTGGAGGCGGCATGCCGAAGAGCGGAGAAGATCGTGCAATTGGCTGGTGGTGCATCAGTCGATATTTCAGAGTTGAAACGACTTCAACGTGAGCAAAAAGCTGATCAGGAGCGGTTGCTCCGCATTGGAATGGCAACAGAGGTTCTAGCCCCTCTCGCAGCAGCCTTTGGTCGACAGGTCCAAAGCGACAACGTCCTCGGTTTGGACCGACTTGCGAAGCATCAGTCTGGCGCGTATCAAACCTGGCTGAGACGTGTGAGAGAGATTGATCGGTGTCTCACACCTGATCATGCGAGAAATCTAATCATGGTTGGGCCCGAGCGGCAAGCGGCATGA
- a CDS encoding glycosyltransferase, whose product MEYLNHNLAGLRQTAPDLTEAVQGSQGGLLTIVPSREGAPSATHQGQWVHSAYDPKKEARSWAEQQAKEWQSGEVGVVLGVGLLYHIEALVGACRPDARLVVVVPDPSVLKDACGVRPLGAWMNKIHWVAGTAEDMAAQLAAQSSPLRFFTYEPAARFHTEFHQRLEARLRRAMAAKAGGQLHVAVVGPIYGGSLPIARYVVSALNELGHRVSWLDHQVHQSSYEVFGSCRELRHRLMLQSRFADVLSLSTMAHLAEDPPDLVLAIAQAPLSLAVLQHLRKKKFLTAMWFVENYRHLTYWRQLAGGYDYWFVIQQGDCLDALKRAGAPQVHYLPMAADPNVHRPMSLTSSEQQEYGADVSFVGAGYANRRNLLPHWRSKEWSLKVWGNEWDGAIDLSGVLQRNGARIDTETCVKVFNATKINLNLHSSSGLGLDPQPDFLNPRAFELAACGAFQLVDERSLLSELFTSDEVVCFRQAEDVPRLIGEWLTDTDARDAHAEASRRRVLRDHTYRHRVQDLLSVVGLHQPDRIGSILRGDRSTRGLTARATEVPELVPLLGRFPAEQRVELKDLAADIRARAPGRQLAREELLILMLDSYRAETRDLV is encoded by the coding sequence GTGGAGTATCTAAATCACAATCTTGCAGGTCTTCGCCAGACTGCTCCTGATCTTACGGAGGCGGTGCAGGGTAGTCAGGGCGGTCTCCTGACGATTGTACCCTCACGCGAAGGTGCTCCCTCGGCGACACACCAGGGTCAATGGGTCCATAGTGCGTACGATCCCAAGAAAGAAGCCAGGTCTTGGGCCGAGCAACAAGCCAAAGAATGGCAGTCCGGTGAAGTGGGCGTGGTATTGGGGGTGGGGCTCCTCTATCACATAGAGGCGTTGGTGGGTGCTTGCCGACCGGATGCACGACTGGTCGTCGTAGTGCCTGATCCGTCCGTGCTCAAGGATGCATGTGGTGTGAGGCCGCTTGGTGCATGGATGAACAAGATCCACTGGGTTGCGGGCACAGCCGAAGATATGGCTGCGCAGCTGGCGGCACAATCGTCCCCTCTCCGGTTCTTCACGTATGAGCCGGCGGCACGGTTTCATACCGAGTTCCATCAGCGCCTTGAGGCAAGGCTGCGTCGTGCCATGGCGGCAAAAGCCGGAGGTCAGTTGCACGTAGCCGTGGTCGGACCTATTTATGGAGGATCTCTCCCGATCGCCCGGTATGTCGTCTCCGCCTTGAACGAGCTGGGTCATCGGGTGAGTTGGCTCGATCATCAGGTGCATCAATCCAGCTACGAGGTCTTCGGATCATGCCGTGAATTACGACACCGCTTGATGCTCCAAAGCCGATTTGCCGATGTCCTGAGCCTGAGCACGATGGCGCATCTTGCAGAGGATCCCCCTGATCTGGTTCTGGCCATAGCCCAAGCCCCGTTGAGCTTGGCAGTGCTGCAGCATCTGCGCAAGAAGAAGTTTCTGACGGCGATGTGGTTCGTCGAAAACTATCGCCATCTGACCTACTGGCGTCAATTGGCGGGAGGGTACGATTACTGGTTTGTGATCCAGCAAGGGGACTGTCTCGACGCGTTAAAGCGGGCCGGGGCGCCTCAGGTTCACTATCTTCCGATGGCCGCGGACCCTAACGTGCATCGTCCGATGTCGCTGACCTCGTCTGAGCAGCAGGAATATGGAGCCGACGTGTCGTTTGTGGGAGCTGGTTATGCGAATCGGCGGAACCTATTGCCGCACTGGCGGTCGAAGGAGTGGTCGCTGAAAGTATGGGGTAACGAATGGGATGGAGCGATCGACCTTTCCGGTGTCCTGCAGCGGAACGGTGCGCGCATCGATACTGAGACCTGTGTCAAGGTCTTTAACGCTACCAAGATCAACCTGAATCTTCATTCATCTTCGGGTCTCGGCCTCGACCCGCAACCGGATTTCCTCAACCCTCGTGCCTTTGAGCTTGCCGCATGTGGTGCGTTTCAATTGGTGGATGAGCGGTCGCTTCTTTCGGAACTCTTTACGTCGGACGAAGTCGTGTGCTTTCGGCAAGCAGAGGACGTCCCGAGGTTGATCGGGGAGTGGTTGACTGACACCGATGCCCGGGATGCTCACGCTGAGGCATCGCGTCGACGGGTCCTGCGTGACCATACCTATCGTCACCGCGTGCAAGATCTTCTCTCCGTAGTTGGTCTGCACCAACCGGACCGAATCGGTTCGATTCTTCGAGGAGACCGGTCGACCCGAGGACTCACAGCGCGAGCGACAGAGGTGCCGGAACTTGTTCCGTTGTTGGGTCGATTCCCTGCTGAACAGCGGGTCGAGTTGAAGGACCTCGCCGCCGATATCCGAGCACGGGCACCGGGTCGGCAGCTGGCTCGAGAAGAATTGCTGATCCTGATGCTCGACAGTTATCGGGCGGAAACCCGAGACCTGGTCTAA
- a CDS encoding glycosyltransferase family 9 protein: protein MGKRVLLIQLARLGDLVQTIPVITAFKEAHGDWTVDLLCPAQLEKIGRMIPGIAAVVPWDGAAWNQRARVAEREFHPDALVEADAAFRAIANDPYDCAFVLNQHPRAILAGALLARESIGAIVGGPLDQTLSPWATYVRAIASDRRENRIHLADAFCGMCGTSPPKRMRPMRVPVASLPDELNQIGQSEGCWTGLLVGAGEEDRLVPITVWACLIIACLNTLPRSRLVLFGSKQEQERAHAIQSLLPSSLLGRVWDTTGRLSLTELAQGLTRCQVVIGADTGPLHLAAALGINVIGWYFARARVHETGPYGLHHWVWQAEGEGESDSVSRSLCPKTWPIDETIAILANKPVPVPPNWSVWESHRDTWGAYYVPAGQEPTVPRQRESIWRELHPTPVG from the coding sequence ATGGGAAAACGAGTCCTCCTCATCCAATTAGCCAGACTCGGTGATCTTGTGCAAACGATCCCGGTCATTACAGCGTTCAAGGAAGCGCATGGGGACTGGACTGTCGATCTGTTGTGCCCTGCGCAGTTGGAAAAGATCGGGCGAATGATTCCAGGAATTGCAGCGGTGGTGCCCTGGGATGGTGCCGCTTGGAATCAACGGGCACGCGTCGCGGAGCGAGAGTTCCATCCGGACGCTCTCGTCGAAGCCGATGCCGCTTTTCGAGCGATTGCAAATGATCCTTATGACTGTGCCTTCGTGCTCAACCAGCATCCTCGCGCCATTCTGGCTGGGGCACTCCTTGCGCGGGAGAGCATCGGAGCCATAGTCGGTGGGCCACTCGATCAGACATTATCGCCATGGGCGACCTATGTGAGGGCCATCGCCAGTGATCGAAGAGAGAATCGTATTCATTTAGCTGATGCATTTTGCGGGATGTGTGGCACCTCTCCACCGAAACGAATGCGACCGATGCGTGTCCCAGTTGCATCGCTTCCCGATGAGCTCAATCAGATCGGCCAGTCCGAGGGGTGTTGGACTGGATTGCTCGTAGGGGCAGGAGAAGAAGACCGATTGGTGCCGATCACAGTCTGGGCTTGCTTGATCATAGCCTGTTTGAACACGCTTCCACGAAGTCGTCTCGTCTTATTCGGCAGCAAGCAAGAACAAGAGCGAGCCCATGCAATTCAATCTCTCCTTCCATCCTCACTCCTGGGTCGGGTGTGGGACACGACAGGTCGCCTTTCTCTGACCGAATTGGCACAGGGCTTGACTCGTTGTCAGGTCGTGATTGGGGCCGACACCGGTCCACTCCATTTGGCGGCTGCCCTGGGGATCAACGTGATTGGATGGTATTTTGCCAGAGCGCGAGTTCATGAGACAGGGCCCTATGGGTTGCACCACTGGGTGTGGCAGGCGGAAGGGGAAGGTGAAAGCGATTCAGTCTCACGGTCGCTCTGTCCTAAAACTTGGCCGATCGATGAAACGATTGCGATCTTGGCGAACAAGCCAGTGCCTGTTCCTCCGAACTGGTCGGTGTGGGAAAGTCATCGAGATACGTGGGGTGCCTATTATGTTCCGGCAGGACAGGAACCGACAGTACCGCGTCAACGAGAATCAATCTGGCGGGAGTTGCATCCCACTCCGGTGGGATAA